Proteins from a single region of Chloroherpeton thalassium ATCC 35110:
- a CDS encoding PHP domain-containing protein, which yields MPYDALCEDQLCDVDLHIHTTCSDGVLSPKEIVEKAKQAGLKAISLTDHDTIKAIEPALPIAAAHGIELVPGVEMSATHEEIDVHILGYFVNYKHPGLIDYLEECRKHRLRRAERMVNNLEKMGVKIDVGDILQKAQNGSVGRPHIAAVLQESGYVKSYSEAFGKYLGAHSAAYVKSIETSPADVIKLINEAGGLSFLAHPGRSIPDDMLKYLMNIGLDGIEVIHPSHDEDQQRYYREIANEYFMLFSGGSDFHGGRPIDEENFGKVAIRYDWLQKIKARLCIA from the coding sequence ATGCCTTATGACGCACTTTGTGAAGACCAACTTTGCGATGTTGACTTGCACATTCACACAACATGCTCCGATGGCGTGCTTTCACCAAAAGAAATTGTTGAAAAAGCAAAACAGGCAGGCTTAAAAGCCATCAGCCTTACGGATCACGATACCATTAAGGCCATCGAGCCAGCGCTGCCTATTGCAGCGGCACATGGGATTGAATTAGTTCCTGGCGTTGAAATGAGCGCCACGCATGAGGAAATCGATGTGCATATCTTAGGCTATTTTGTCAATTATAAACATCCAGGACTGATAGACTATCTTGAAGAATGCCGCAAACATCGCTTGCGCCGAGCCGAACGAATGGTAAATAACCTTGAAAAAATGGGCGTGAAAATCGATGTGGGGGATATTTTGCAAAAAGCACAAAACGGATCGGTTGGTCGGCCACATATTGCCGCTGTTTTGCAAGAATCTGGCTATGTGAAAAGTTATAGTGAAGCTTTCGGCAAATATCTTGGCGCACATAGCGCGGCGTATGTGAAGAGCATAGAAACTTCGCCGGCTGATGTGATTAAGCTGATTAATGAGGCCGGTGGCCTTTCTTTTTTAGCGCATCCAGGCCGTTCCATTCCTGATGACATGCTGAAATATTTGATGAACATTGGCTTGGATGGCATTGAGGTGATTCATCCCTCCCACGATGAAGATCAGCAGCGCTATTACCGAGAAATTGCGAACGAATATTTTATGCTGTTTTCCGGTGGTTCTGATTTTCATGGTGGACGGCCAATCGATGAAGAGAATTTTGGCAAAGTTGCCATTCGCTACGATTGGTTGCAGAAAATAAAAGCGCGACTTTGCATCGCTTAG
- a CDS encoding rhomboid family intramembrane serine protease, whose translation MALQHWIYWEIASQPFLEKEISLALFFLAAIVAVSLLSFSKGRTWFDALALHPYSVVHRGKWYMLLTSGFLHADLNHLFFNVFSYFFFASALEQIVGAEAFAVIFLGSVVLSDIPSVLKYKDDPAYRSLGASGGVSGVIFSYILYDPLSKIYLFLIPIGIPAAVFAVLYLAYSFYASERGMDNINHSAHFWGAMVGVLLTVVQNPSVLQIFWSQLWY comes from the coding sequence TTGGCGCTTCAGCATTGGATTTATTGGGAAATTGCCAGTCAACCATTTTTAGAAAAGGAAATTAGCTTGGCCTTATTTTTTTTAGCGGCTATTGTTGCCGTGAGTTTGCTCAGTTTTTCAAAAGGAAGAACTTGGTTCGATGCGCTGGCGCTGCATCCATACAGTGTGGTGCATCGTGGCAAGTGGTACATGCTGCTAACAAGCGGCTTTCTCCACGCCGATTTGAATCATCTTTTTTTCAATGTTTTTTCTTACTTCTTTTTTGCCTCGGCACTTGAGCAAATCGTAGGCGCGGAAGCGTTTGCTGTGATTTTTTTAGGAAGTGTTGTTCTGAGCGATATTCCGTCGGTGCTGAAATACAAAGACGATCCGGCGTATCGAAGTTTAGGCGCATCGGGAGGCGTATCCGGCGTGATTTTTAGCTACATTCTTTACGACCCGCTGAGCAAAATCTACCTATTTTTGATTCCCATCGGCATTCCTGCAGCCGTTTTTGCCGTGCTATATTTAGCTTATTCTTTTTATGCTTCGGAACGAGGAATGGATAATATCAATCACAGCGCGCATTTCTGGGGAGCGATGGTTGGTGTGCTGCTCACGGTTGTGCAAAATCCTTCTGTGCTGCAGATTTTTTGGTCGCAATTGTGGTATTAA
- a CDS encoding SDR family oxidoreductase, whose amino-acid sequence MNPVILITGAGKGIGKEIALEFSKRANQTKAFSPKLVICSRTQSDLDALAAECEQYGAETFSLVIDIAKMEDVDRLYRKTMEKFGTIDCLVNNAGVGRFKNLHELTLEDYEYMTDVNLKGTFFLTQKVFKHMEEKRSGHIVFITSVAAIRPFEPSALYCMSKYGQRGFVEVLRLYARKANVRVTDVLPGAVYTPMWGELDDEMQSRMMKPEDIAMPIVDAFLLPERTCPEQIILRPIAGDI is encoded by the coding sequence ATGAATCCTGTTATTTTGATTACTGGCGCCGGAAAAGGCATCGGCAAAGAAATTGCACTTGAATTTTCAAAAAGAGCCAACCAAACCAAAGCGTTTTCCCCAAAACTCGTGATTTGTTCCAGAACGCAATCCGATTTGGACGCGCTGGCCGCCGAATGCGAACAATACGGCGCGGAGACTTTTTCGTTGGTTATTGACATTGCCAAAATGGAAGATGTTGATCGCCTTTACCGCAAAACGATGGAGAAATTCGGCACGATTGATTGTTTGGTCAATAATGCTGGCGTCGGACGGTTTAAGAACCTGCACGAACTCACGCTTGAAGATTATGAATATATGACCGATGTGAATTTGAAAGGGACGTTTTTCCTAACGCAAAAAGTCTTCAAACACATGGAGGAAAAACGCTCGGGTCATATTGTTTTTATCACATCGGTTGCAGCGATTCGGCCATTTGAGCCGAGCGCGCTTTACTGCATGTCGAAATACGGCCAGCGCGGATTTGTTGAAGTGCTGCGGCTTTATGCGCGAAAAGCCAATGTGCGCGTGACGGATGTGTTGCCGGGCGCGGTTTACACGCCGATGTGGGGCGAGCTCGATGACGAAATGCAAAGCCGCATGATGAAGCCGGAAGATATCGCCATGCCGATCGTCGATGCGTTTTTGCTGCCGGAACGCACTTGCCCGGAACAAATTATTCTGCGCCCAATCGCCGGCGACATTTAG
- a CDS encoding STAS/SEC14 domain-containing protein, giving the protein MGWAVEYIEPQQFVRSVFTGKTTGKDLKEATTHGLALGKKHQTNHYLVDIRQVEITASKVEILRLPKTQYTAEGLDMKSRIALLQPDSAKSRKAAHFYETASLNRGWNVKIFKNQDDALAWLSSK; this is encoded by the coding sequence ATGGGATGGGCAGTCGAATATATTGAACCGCAACAATTCGTTCGATCTGTTTTTACCGGAAAAACGACCGGAAAAGATCTCAAAGAAGCAACCACGCATGGGCTTGCACTCGGAAAAAAACACCAGACCAATCATTATTTGGTCGACATTAGACAGGTAGAAATAACCGCCTCCAAAGTGGAGATTTTGAGACTCCCAAAAACGCAATACACTGCAGAAGGACTGGACATGAAAAGTCGAATCGCGCTTCTGCAGCCTGATTCGGCAAAGTCACGCAAAGCGGCTCATTTCTACGAAACGGCGTCGCTTAATCGCGGATGGAATGTAAAAATCTTCAAAAATCAAGACGACGCATTGGCTTGGCTCAGTTCTAAATAG
- a CDS encoding biotin transporter BioY, with protein sequence MQAILSKNPSLNLKQVLLVGLFAMLTAVGAQIEIPLWPVPITMQTTMVLLSGALLGARLGMLSQLVYLSSGLFLPVFAGGSFGIATLLGPTGGFLLAFPLVAFLAGASVSANGSFVKNFSGIVVSSFVMFAVGVSWLKMLFGLSWAEAALQGFVPFIIGDLIKSGIVASSVSLKGKLTK encoded by the coding sequence ATGCAAGCGATACTTTCAAAAAATCCGTCTTTGAATCTCAAGCAAGTTTTGCTGGTTGGGTTGTTTGCCATGCTCACGGCAGTTGGGGCTCAAATTGAAATTCCACTTTGGCCTGTGCCAATCACCATGCAAACCACGATGGTATTGCTTTCGGGTGCATTGTTGGGCGCGCGCCTGGGAATGCTCAGCCAATTGGTTTATCTAAGTTCCGGTTTGTTTTTGCCTGTGTTTGCCGGTGGAAGCTTTGGAATTGCAACCTTGCTTGGGCCAACCGGCGGCTTTTTGCTCGCATTTCCACTGGTCGCATTTTTGGCCGGCGCAAGCGTTTCAGCGAACGGATCATTCGTCAAGAACTTCTCAGGGATTGTGGTTTCCAGCTTCGTGATGTTCGCCGTTGGCGTTAGCTGGTTGAAAATGCTTTTCGGTTTATCCTGGGCTGAAGCGGCTTTGCAAGGGTTTGTGCCATTCATCATTGGCGATTTGATTAAATCCGGCATTGTCGCATCATCCGTTTCTTTGAAGGGAAAACTAACGAAATAA